The sequence ATTAACTCTCAAAAATAAATCGTGTTTGCCTGAAGATGTTACTATATTAACAGTATGCTTGACAGTATATTGATCGTTGTTTCTCACTTAATTATAGATTTACAGATCTTACAAGCATTtcgccaaattttttttttacacaaatgtttttaagatAGTTAACATTTACCTAACTATGCTGGGCGTACCGAAAACAATTGGGCTCTGTAAGACAAATCTGAATCGATCTGCAGTATAGAGAATCCTTTTAAAAGCTTGACCCAACTTAATGTTGTTGCATGCATGCAAGTGCTGTTAATCTGGCTGGTTCTAAAGTGTTGATAGTGACTTGCAGATGTGACGGGGAGGTGACGGGAATCTAACAGCAGCGTCTGGTGGAGGGAGGGGGCTGTCGCGTCAGTTTGAAGGACTCGTTGCTGTCAGCGTCTTCGCTCTCCAGAGGAGGAATCTGTCGACCTGCAGGACATCAAAAAGAGACGAATGAATttaatgagatatacacaaacttcagtcaccattcactttcattgtacggggaataagatgcaatgaaagtgaatggtgactgagaccaatATACTGCCTActatctcctttgtgttccatggaagaaaagaaCTCaaacagggtgagtaaatgacagaattagtTTAATCATATAGGGAAATAGTTTTATTTGGGGACCATTCtcctcctttaatacaggtaatccattCAAATAGCGGatcattctgcttgacatgttgcgtttgtACTCAGATTCAATTCTATCTTTGTCATTTCTGACCTTTTTGTGCTTTaacatcatgcagtaacacactgacatagtgactgatgtgtgccgtcatgaaacagagaccctcccctccaaatctgaacacaagtggtcacaggagacgcatttaaacgaccaggtgtaaacagtgatgtgtctcagctgaccacatgtgatcagatcacccgagacacatcgtcataccaggtggaaatggggccaTTGTGAAGGTGAAATCTGAGGTtttgagtgtatgacttgtgtttatgaacaagaaagaaatatagaaattattttgaatttgttgagcggaaaagtgttttagaaagtaaattaGTGATGTGATTAAatttttaataaagtaattagtaaagtaatctgattacaattgtactttttaaatgaagtaattagtaaagtaatctgattacttatAAATAATAAGTAATTTATAACAGATTACTGTTTTTTATTAACTTGCCCACCACTGTCAGTGAGTCATACCTCGAGTAAACTCTGACCTCTATGTGTGTATTGGAGTAATGAAATAATGATGAGTAATGATTTCTTTATATAACAACAGATGTCAAATGTAAAGAAAGTGTTACAACAACACAGCATCATGACAAGATCCAACAGTTCTAGTGTCACTTACTGATTTTCTGGAAAAGTTCCTCAATGTTAATTGCATTTCTGGCACTAGTCTCCATGAATATGGCAGCAATCGACTCAGCAAAATCTTTTGCCTCCTTAGTTGGAACTTCCCTGAAGAAATATAGAATTTTCTTCAAGTCTGAGTAAATAATCAACTGGATCACAGACATCATATAGTGTAAGCTTGGACTGAGAAGCAGGTCTTATCAAGGCTGGAACCCCAAACAAACATCAAAGGGCTTTTCCGTAAAGAGCGTTGGGCTTCCTGCAAAGCTCTAGTCATTTTACAGAAGCAAAGACCAACAGTCAGGAAAACTGAGAGGGAAAAGTGATTTAGTATAACactgtgaaacaaatattgtaattttttttattcctggGTAGTacgtgttatttcctaattgcttatgcctcaaaagtatagaaaatggctattattcgcCACAAACTtggcttttgtgaccaggacagtaaTGTACTGTATTGAAATTGACCTTTTTTCCAagacattccagatagattcagtgctgagtgaACTGAGTAGAACTTTCTAGAATTTCCAGTAACATAATAGTAGTATAAttacaggggccttaagcccactagttcagtttagttccagctgccaaAGTGGATAcctatctgcatttttctgagatggcatcaagaggctgcaagcatccaGTAGATGCATTTTGTTATGTCTGTGGCCAAATTATCGAGATAAGAGCGAAAAAGTACTCCGTGGAAGCATCTACTAAGATGCGTGAGGCCTACAGGTCATATTTCGGCATGCCTGTCGGAgatcaagacaaaccctgggcacctcatttcacctgcgGGCACTGCAGAAAAACTCTGGAAggtaagatggacaattgttgcttggaattttatgtaaaaaaatttgtaatttttaaatcCTTCTGCTACTTCTGCACGGTGGACCCTTCAAAACGTCAGACTGGCATGAATGAATGCACCTGCTATCACGTATCTGGACATTCCTTCATCCATCGCCCCGgtgccacactgccatgagcTCCTCCTCCAGAGAGAGAGCAGCCGTATTTAGAAGAGAGCAGCAAGTCAGAGAGCGAGGAAGATGTTgtagatccagatgacaatttcagatgtggagctgaggagagaaactCATACAACCCCAATTATAAAGACCTCAAcgacttgattagagatcttggtctcaccaagtccaatgGCGAGCTTTGGACGTCTAGGCTCAAGTagtggaacttgttggatgaaagtgtgcaagtTGCAGATCAGAGGAAGCGTCACCAAACTTTTTCCAGCTTCTTAAACCTGTCAAGATGGGCTCAATGCGACCAGTCTGTTCGAGGCAATCAGAAtcgcctgtaaccagaatgagtggcacctcttcattgacagctcatccaggagcctcaaagcTGTGCTGCTCCATAATGGCAACAAGTACCCGTCTGTTCCCCTCACTCACtcggtgcacctcaaagaggattacaacagcatcaagaccttgtTGGAcaccttgaagtatgatgagtacattTGTGGTCAGAGTCGtgaaatggaagtgcagcgtagttctagcggggagactagcagctgtacatcatcacatcattagctgggtaattcccagccaatcacatgtaagccgttgctttataagtctgctcacaatctatcacattgctgtttcagtgtgctaatacggcaacctcctccaccccaccaccactagttgagccctgtcccgcacgggggtaagctcctcgcccctgcctcctatctccggcaggacatgaaggttccgggtacaactccttCAGACCGCCGGACACTacgagagagacattactttctgttttacatttatcaaataaatggcatcttaaaattcactcaagcctgcgtgtcttcccgatagaaagggatttacagtataatcgtaaatctcgaAAAACCTGTCACTTCTAAAccatttgtagtcatttttgtattactttagtataaatacatgttaatttggattcatatgttgtagttttttctgactttatgtgaacgaaGACACAAATTTGCCCATTTTCTCAATGGAAATAGgcaaatttaaaaatatcacTTTGCTGGTCACGAAAGccaagtttgtggggaataaaagcaattttctatacttttgaggcacaaGCAAtcaggaaataacacttactacccaggaactaaaattgtgttacatagtgataATCAAACATTTCTAAGTGGAAATGGCTTAATTTACAACTACAAGGTCTTGGCAAAACTTTAATTTATGGTGCCGTTTGATGCCGATGAGATCTGCTGAGTTTGGGTTGCTCAGAACAAAAAAAGCCCAGAATACAGCAAACTCTAATAattaaacttaaaggaatagttcaaccaaaaaacctcctttgttttccacagaagtcaagtcagtcatatgggtttgaacccacataatggtgaataaatgatgacatgactttcatttttgggtgaactatccctttaagtaacatGATTACATATGAAATATGTAATGGGGATACAAAACAATCTCAGATGGAGGCAGAGGGTTTTATAAACCTGATGTCGCCCAGGTCGTTCTTATTTCCTGCTATAGCCACGACTATATCCTCTGGCCCGTGTTCTTTTAGCTCCTTTACCCACTTCTTTAATGTCTGGAAAGAGTCCTGCAGGTGACAGGAAAACAAGTTCTTGTTTagtggttgctctttcatagcaaAGGAGACTTAATGGAGAACTCATGATTCCTTAACTTTTAGATGTTTGTCCTAAAATTCCTAAGGAGGAATTCTTGAAAATACAATCTCAAGAATTTGATGAGGAaatgtgagattactggggtcttttttttaagaagaaaCATCTCAAAAGTCTCAATTTGTTCAAAATTCTTGTTTTCAGCCACAATTATAAAAAGATAGGGTTAGTGTTATTCATCAATaagtcaaacaatacaaaaatcaaaTTCTGCATTGGCTGTATTGCCCTTTAAAAAACTGCCCTTAGAAGACCattttggacccactttatattagttgAACTACTATATACTTcaacatttgatacaatgtacttataatgtatgCATGTGTTGGtgtattgtacttacatttacagtacctgcatttaattacatctgtagttacactgttatctttaccccaaccctaaaccgtaactctacccgtacctcaacctcagtagcagcaaatgggaATCttatgagaattttgcagaacaacaagTACAGTacttacacaataaatacattgtattgtatgtattttaatgtttgtacatagtagttaaagacacctaatataaagtgggaccaaattTTCATGTATTTTTCACACTTCAAAAACTACAACTTAAATTTGTATGTGAGTAAacttaattttaaaacatttaaggcctgttcacaccaagttTTCTTTGGTAAAAATGTAACAATGGATTCCTATAGCactagataataataaaataataataaaaatcatctAAAAAAGAAGAAGCTGGGTTCGGGAGTATTCTGGAATATACACTTTGTggcaaaatacatgtgcaaataaatatgcAACTGCACTCTTTACTCCTCTCACCAAAAATCATAGATtatatactcctcaaaatgcatcaacataatgaaacagttctaccaaattaggtaaataatgctttaacAGTGTTCAATATATTAATCTCTAACAGCTGAAAGTGTGGGCAGGAGATTGGTATGTTTGTACAACAGCAACAACGCCGTCTCCTGTACAGGTGTACTTTTCGTAACAGATTTGGTGTAAACAGGcatttatggcacttttccactgcacgttacggttcgactcgactctgctcgctttacttttctgaggttgcatttccactgcagtttagtgcctctcaacgtgggtgggattataggctcaTAGGTCATATTTGTGCCGCCACTACTgccatcttaaacacgacacaaactgaccaaaacaataacacgaacGCTAGCTGTtggctactagctcattgtgctgcataaagcagttgttgcgtggtgattttacacaagtgtaacagttaaattggtctggttgttttagaagctttcctgtagctggtcaactaaataaagtgaagctttcaagcagagtatagaattaatgtaacaaaacataccatcctccatcgtggactcagCCACTCTCCCTcacattgctcgccggtctagatagcgtccatttggtggaaccacttccacttttccttgatggttctgtagtcaaaggtttatttttaacttttccctactctgttggtaggtccggtggtagccgtgtgcggacaacagctgatacacttcctgaaagactttttagtTTCGTCGTTTCGTTCTTCGCTAAtgagaggaacatctgcacctcgtttatagACCACaacgtggttttgcgcacagccattactttttacaattcgaaagtcacgtgaacaaattatactgctatcgctctagctaactttaaaactagcgggttgatgtcgcgtgtcgaaaatccagtgaagttggtagtgatgattctccctgaccaatcggtGATCTGTAGGGTTCTggcatttagtatcggctcggctagCTTGAAACCTCGACCTActgtccacagtggaaaaccccaaaaaagcgagcagagtcgagtcgagttgtaccgtgcagtgtaaaagccccATTAGTGTCATATTCATTTTTAGTATCTTATGAAGAATtgcttaaatgtattaaattataaaaaaaattgtatttactaAAAATGTAAGTTTACTCTAACTAAAAAAAATCACCCAGGAGGCAATTCATTTAGATTGTGTTTTATAGCATATAGCGTAAAGTCTACTATGCTAATATTTAGTGCAATGAAATTGTTTAATGGAATTGTTCATTGCTGTGTTTAAACCTTTTTAGTGTACACACATCCACAAAAATGCGTACAAAAATCTCATACTTAGAAATGAATTGCGCAAACCCACCACAGTGCAACTTACGAGCTTGGTGATGTCATAAACGATGACGGCAGCCGCAGATCCCCTATAATACATGGGAGCCAATGAATGGAACTGTGGAAAAATaagatatattttgttatatcaaGGTTGAGAGCTATTTAAAAGTTGTAAAGGCCAATTTGGATAAACgtggaaaacaatataaaactcCTAATTATCCTTTTAATTGCTTTTGTGGTTCATGGGTATTAAAGTACAGTTGCCCTTCTATACAGAAGTTGGTGTTTGCTAAAGCAAGCTTCTCTTTTTTGCTCATATACTTAAAGTGAGGGATTTGAAAAGTAATAAACTTTGCATGTAACTCGTTCTAAACCgtactacagacatgaatgatacctaaaatcatgtagcttgttgaggagaggtgtgctataacTTTTCAAAGTGATCAGACTTACAATTTGAGTCTGGTGTACGATAAAACAGGCTAAATGAATCACACAGACATACACTGAAGGAGAGACCTAgtgaccagaaaatcatagacttaaaggtgggctcttttgacttgggacaAAAAACAACCATCTAGACCACGGCTGAGTAAGTTTAAAGGAAGACATATTTTCCAAACAACTGGACACACATTTCCACCACACCCAATGACTCACATCTAGAGTGAACTCTTGATCGCATGTGATGGAAATGAACGTGATTTTTTAAATACTAAATGATGTCATACGTGACAACGAGGTGGTGAAACGGACTTAAAAATGCTCACTCTTTTTGATGACAATGTTATTAATCACTCCTATTCACCCTTTAatgccatttaaagggatagttcacccaaagatcaaaattccaaacccgtatgagcttctttcttccatggaacataaaaggagacttTTTGAAGAATATCGAGAATATATAAGAGTAAGAATGTAAAGACCAAGGGCTGTTAATCTCTTAAAAGGACAGAAAAGGATTATTctaaatgtagtccatacaacttatatacagtatatgcaatatttcaagtcttctgaagccatttgatagcTTTGCGTGAGAGATATTTGAATTTGGTTCAACAAGAACCATGCagaaatgcaaatgagattttagAGCCACAGCGGAGGGGGTAGATATTTCAGTCCGTTCTTCACATAAAGCTATCATAttttttcagaagacttggaaaatagcacacaagtacttatggtacttttatgatgcatctttgtcctttttggagctccaaTGTAGGGGTGTAAGGGTTTGAGATTTTCACAGAATGATAACAACAAAAATACCACGGTATTACAGTATTAAGGTGCATTGCTAATATTAACAGTTTAATATTTAGTTATAGCTAAATATagattagaaaaaaatattgtatgaCATAGTGTCATACAATAGTGTCAAACGAGTGGtgttggtgtagtgggctaaagcacatgactgttaatcagaaggtcactggttcgatccccacagccaccaccattgtgtccttgagcaaggcacttaactccaggttggtccgggggggattgtccctgtaataagtgcactttatccaagtcgctttggataaaagcgtctgccaaatgcataaaatataaatatagtgtcaaaaatcataatattattattttaagactTATGAAATGGAAtggaaataacaaaacaaaacaaaaaaattataatttgtaatgattacTGCCCATGTTAACAGTTCAGATATGCATTGATTCAGTTATTGGtagtttttgtaatttaggctgattctaaacaacaaaacatgattattcatttgcatttattttttttggtgtctTTTTCCTGCTGTCTGTTTCTTGTATGCTTAAAGCACTTTGTTTAGTTTATTTAGTACTTTACagttaaacttattattattattattattactattaaacaTTGTAGGCCTTCTGTTGCGCTTCACTTAAGCAAATACTCTGCCTAGACAAAAAAAagttgccgtttggatttaaTAAGCAGAcatttaagagcctatgattggatcattattgcagtgattaatatgtttcagccgGCTACAATTATTTTAAACCCTAACAGATGCAGTGAGTGCTTCTcattcttaaacaaccatgtaaGATGTATCCTGCGGTCGAGGAAAAGATGATGTTACTGTTACtttcaagcaaagaaaacaactaaggaaattgctgaaatcactggaattgggttaagaactgtccaacgcattattaaaacctggaaggatagtggtgaactgtcagcttcacggaagaaatgtggtcagaaaacaATCTTGAATGATAGTgttcggagatcactaaaacacttgaagacacatcgtaaaaaatcgacagtaTAACTCGTGGCTATGATTAATAGTTAAAGAAAGAGCTGttacacacacaatgtgatgataacttacaggattgggactaaacagctgtgtggccacaagaaagacaCTTGATAGTGAGGATAATCGGAAAAAATGACTTCAGTTTGCTagagagcataaagattggactgtggagcaatggaaaaaggtaatgtggtctgatgagtccagatttaccctataccAAAGCGATGAGCGGGTCAGGGTAATAATGGAAGCGCATGAAGTGATGCACCGGTCATGCATACTGCCCACTGCACAAGCCTCAGGAGGCAGTTTTATGATCTGGGGATGCTTCAATTGGTCAGTACTAaactcagcaacattatgcagcaataaaatgcagtcagctgactacctgaatgtactgaatgaccaggttatcccatcaatggacttttttcttccctgacggcatgggcatattccagcacgacaatgccaagattcatctggctcaaattgtgatagagtggttcagggagcatgaggaatcattttcacacatgaatcgGCCACCACAgattcctgaccttaaccccattgaaagtctttgggatgtgcctGAAAGACTCTCCCGCCATcgatacaagatctcggccaaagaTGTATGCAACTCTTGAAGGAAATAAATGTTGcaacgttgcataaggttgttgaaacaatgcaAGTCTAAGTCCAGTCTGAGACCAGATTAGGTTGAGttcaagtcaagaccaagaccggAGAGGGCCGAGTCCACGTCTAGTCCGAGACCAGTAAAGGCTCAGTCTAATACAAGAGTTTtctattaatgtattaaatgtacactggcagccaaaagtttggaataatgtacagattgctcttatggaaagaaattggtacttttattcaccaaagtgaatAACcacgggcacttctcacgcaccttacagtctagctgatcccacaaaagctcaatggggttaagatccataacactcttttccaattatctgttgtccaatgtctgtgtttgtttgtccaCTCAAaccctttctttttgttttttggtttcaaaagtgtctttttctttgccattcttcccataaggcctcctgagtcttctctttactgttgtacatgaaactggtgtttagcgggtagaattcaatgaagctgtcagcggaggacatgtgaggcgtctatttctcaaactagagactctgatgtacttatcctcttgtttagttgtacatctggtcttccacatctctttctgtccttgttagagtcagttgtgctttgtctttgaagactgtagttacacctcagtattaaatcttcagttttttggcaattttaagcattgtatatatAGCCTTcagtcctcaaaacaatgattgacagatgagtttctagagaaactgtttcttttttgccttttttgacTTAATAATGACCTTAAGacgtgccagtctattgcatactgtggcaactcaaaaacaaacacaaagacaatgttaagattcatttaatgaaccaaatatctttcaacagtGTGTGATATAATGGCAACTGATTTTcaagaaccaaattagcaatttagcatgattactcaaggataaggtgttggagtgatgctgctgtctagatttgatcaaaaatgactttttcaaatagtgatggtgctgttttttacatcagtaatgttcttactatacattgtgatcagctgaatgccactttggtgaattaatgtaccaatttatttccaaaacagcaaaatctgtacattattccaaactttggtcGACAGAGTATAGTTTAAAGGACTATTGACTCTAGGAGTATATATCAAATAAACCTCATTTGTTATTTACTTAAG comes from Xyrauchen texanus isolate HMW12.3.18 chromosome 9, RBS_HiC_50CHRs, whole genome shotgun sequence and encodes:
- the LOC127649354 gene encoding ras-related protein Rab-31-like, translated to MAIRELKVCLLGDTGVGKSSIVCRFVQDHFDHNISPTIGASFLTKTVPSGNELHKFLIWDTAGQERFHSLAPMYYRGSAAAVIVYDITKLDSFQTLKKWVKELKEHGPEDIVVAIAGNKNDLGDIREVPTKEAKDFAESIAAIFMETSARNAINIEELFQKISRQIPPLESEDADSNESFKLTRQPPPSTRRCC